One Oncorhynchus kisutch isolate 150728-3 linkage group LG11, Okis_V2, whole genome shotgun sequence genomic region harbors:
- the LOC109899705 gene encoding G protein-regulated inducer of neurite outgrowth 2 isoform X1, translated as MAESGHPVSELYPPEGSVSLDSALFTDPFLPLSQSSADGLTGPLRQEELRRSSSEHTAPCSNRDRKNDSQGPTQAVQHTIQQHVDPRTTVRPHSMAESSYTAHHHEEGITSHGHQASGDVLSAFGESQEPYPSSSSQNDLRGLDLSSLPVQRSHSHTLHMLREVSAPPPRSETSCPLYPGRDYLFQDASPQAFSRFACKQPMQVQNCNTVNTTGRGGNGRGGIPTQQPQAGSVRVGATGPSNTAAEVGDETQQQHSCEEAICYCAFVHHHGALEDTFAAYCHPHPILATAQLMPRFPGTEAKFRDQRVLPPHPAPTLISLPCLMSSGSETGLDAKRLLQCCNLNCNLNCSWANTLPPSGALQQQENSCPSSNNRATRDTGTMTSHRELRDVGVQTGKIHEACLAHVFPQVCLVEKNRNENGNESGNETDTSQKSPVKEVKWDAEGMTWEVYGASVDPEELGLAIQKHLELQIKETAGRAANLSCQDTATSRKSSIGAGDRKKRGGVMGSIRTPACCASSSTAVD; from the coding sequence ATGGCAGAGAGTGGGCATCCTGTGTCTGAGTTATACCCACCAGAGGGCAGTGTTTCCCTTGACTCTGCCCTCTTTACCGACCCCTTTTTACCCCTCTCCCAGAGCTCCGCAGATGGGCTGACAGGTCCCCTGAGGCAGGAGGAACTCAGGAGGAGCTCCAGTGAGCATACAGCTCCATGCTctaacagagacagaaagaatgaCAGCCAGGGGCCTACTCAGGCTGTCCAGCACACCATCCAACAACATGTGGACCCCAGGACTACTGTTCGCCCTCACAGTATGGCTGAGTCATCCTACACAGCCCATCACCATGAAGAGGGCATCACCAGCCATGGTCACCAAGCCAGCGGGGACGTGTTATCAGCCTTCGGAGAGAGCCAGGAGCCTTACCCCTCGTCATCATCCCAGAATGACCTGAGAGGACTGGATCTGTCCAGCCTGCCTGTCCAGAGGAGTCACTCACATACCCTCCACATGCTCAGGGAGGTCTCTGCTCCCCCACCCCGCAGTGAGACCAGCTGCCCCTTGTATCCAGGGAGAGACTACCTTTTCCAGGATGCCTCTCCTCAGGCCTTCTCCAGGTTTGCCTGCAAGCAGCCCATGCAAGTCCAGAACTGCAACACTGTCAACACCACCGGCAGAGGGGGAAATGGTAGAGGAGGCATCCCCACACAGCAGCCTCAGGCCGGGAGTGTCAGGGTCGGTGCCACTGGCCCCTCTAACACAGCCGCTGAGGTCGGCGATGAGACCCAACAACAACATTCATGTGAGGAGGCCATCTGCTACTGCGCTTTTGTCCATCACCACGGGGCGTTGGAGGACACGTTTGCGGCGTACTGCCACCCCCATCCCATCCTCGCCACTGCCCAGTTGATGCCACGCTTTCCAGGCACCGAAGCTAAGTTCAGGGACCAGAGGGTGCTGCCACCTCACCCGGCGCCtaccctcatctccctcccttgTCTCATGTCCTCTGGCAGTGAGACAGGACTGGATGCCAAGCGCCTGCTGCAATGCTGCAACCTCAATTGCAACCTCAACTGCTCCTGGGCCAACACTCTGCCCCCTAGTGGAGCCCTGCAGCAGCAGGAGAATAGTTGTCCTAGCAGCAACAATAGAGCCACCAGGGACACAGGGACTATGACATCCCATAGGGAGCTCAGGGACGTGGGGGTGCAGACTGGGAAGATCCACGAGGCATGCCTGGCCCATGTGTTCCCCCAGGTCTGCCTGGTGGAGAAGAACAGGAACGAGAATGGGAACGAGAGCGGGAATGAGACGGATACATCCCAGAAGTCCCCAGTGAAGGAGGTGAAGTGGGACGCGGAAGGGATGACGTGGGAGGTGTACGGGGCGTCTGTGGACCCTGAGGAGCTAGGTCTGGCCATCCAAAAGCACCTGGAGCTGCAGATCAAGGAGACGGCTGGCCGCGCTGCTAACCTGTCCTGCCAGGATACGGCCACGTCCAGGAAGAGCAGTATTGGCGCCGGCGACAGGAAGAAGAGGGGCGGGGTGATGGGCTCAATCAGGACCCCAGCCTGCTGCGCAAGCTCCAGCACGGCTGTGGACTGA
- the LOC109899705 gene encoding GRIN2-like protein isoform X2: MAESSYTAHHHEEGITSHGHQASGDVLSAFGESQEPYPSSSSQNDLRGLDLSSLPVQRSHSHTLHMLREVSAPPPRSETSCPLYPGRDYLFQDASPQAFSRFACKQPMQVQNCNTVNTTGRGGNGRGGIPTQQPQAGSVRVGATGPSNTAAEVGDETQQQHSCEEAICYCAFVHHHGALEDTFAAYCHPHPILATAQLMPRFPGTEAKFRDQRVLPPHPAPTLISLPCLMSSGSETGLDAKRLLQCCNLNCNLNCSWANTLPPSGALQQQENSCPSSNNRATRDTGTMTSHRELRDVGVQTGKIHEACLAHVFPQVCLVEKNRNENGNESGNETDTSQKSPVKEVKWDAEGMTWEVYGASVDPEELGLAIQKHLELQIKETAGRAANLSCQDTATSRKSSIGAGDRKKRGGVMGSIRTPACCASSSTAVD, encoded by the coding sequence ATGGCTGAGTCATCCTACACAGCCCATCACCATGAAGAGGGCATCACCAGCCATGGTCACCAAGCCAGCGGGGACGTGTTATCAGCCTTCGGAGAGAGCCAGGAGCCTTACCCCTCGTCATCATCCCAGAATGACCTGAGAGGACTGGATCTGTCCAGCCTGCCTGTCCAGAGGAGTCACTCACATACCCTCCACATGCTCAGGGAGGTCTCTGCTCCCCCACCCCGCAGTGAGACCAGCTGCCCCTTGTATCCAGGGAGAGACTACCTTTTCCAGGATGCCTCTCCTCAGGCCTTCTCCAGGTTTGCCTGCAAGCAGCCCATGCAAGTCCAGAACTGCAACACTGTCAACACCACCGGCAGAGGGGGAAATGGTAGAGGAGGCATCCCCACACAGCAGCCTCAGGCCGGGAGTGTCAGGGTCGGTGCCACTGGCCCCTCTAACACAGCCGCTGAGGTCGGCGATGAGACCCAACAACAACATTCATGTGAGGAGGCCATCTGCTACTGCGCTTTTGTCCATCACCACGGGGCGTTGGAGGACACGTTTGCGGCGTACTGCCACCCCCATCCCATCCTCGCCACTGCCCAGTTGATGCCACGCTTTCCAGGCACCGAAGCTAAGTTCAGGGACCAGAGGGTGCTGCCACCTCACCCGGCGCCtaccctcatctccctcccttgTCTCATGTCCTCTGGCAGTGAGACAGGACTGGATGCCAAGCGCCTGCTGCAATGCTGCAACCTCAATTGCAACCTCAACTGCTCCTGGGCCAACACTCTGCCCCCTAGTGGAGCCCTGCAGCAGCAGGAGAATAGTTGTCCTAGCAGCAACAATAGAGCCACCAGGGACACAGGGACTATGACATCCCATAGGGAGCTCAGGGACGTGGGGGTGCAGACTGGGAAGATCCACGAGGCATGCCTGGCCCATGTGTTCCCCCAGGTCTGCCTGGTGGAGAAGAACAGGAACGAGAATGGGAACGAGAGCGGGAATGAGACGGATACATCCCAGAAGTCCCCAGTGAAGGAGGTGAAGTGGGACGCGGAAGGGATGACGTGGGAGGTGTACGGGGCGTCTGTGGACCCTGAGGAGCTAGGTCTGGCCATCCAAAAGCACCTGGAGCTGCAGATCAAGGAGACGGCTGGCCGCGCTGCTAACCTGTCCTGCCAGGATACGGCCACGTCCAGGAAGAGCAGTATTGGCGCCGGCGACAGGAAGAAGAGGGGCGGGGTGATGGGCTCAATCAGGACCCCAGCCTGCTGCGCAAGCTCCAGCACGGCTGTGGACTGA
- the LOC109899704 gene encoding dual specificity protein phosphatase 13, translating to MASEGVSSTVSSKTGELLGCVSGVSGSCDTGQSCECEPDVCEPPSLEELEEVLHSAQSSCRHGDEVWPNLYLGDMYMSHNKYELWKLGITHVLNAAHGKMCCKGSDDYYGTTVSYYGVPANDLPTFDLSPFFHPAAQFIHQALKSGGKVLVHCAVGVSRSAALVLAFLMIHHHHPLLAAIRLVQQKRWVFPNRGFLMQLINLDYTLHRERRD from the exons ATGGCCAGTGAGGGAGTTTCAAGTACAGTGTCCAGCAAGACAGGTGAGCTACTGGGTTGTGTGTCAGGTGTCTCAGGCTCATGTGACACTGGGCAGAGTTGTGAATGTGAGCCAGATGTGTGTGAGCCTCCATctctggaggagctggaggaggtgcTACATTCAGCCCAGAGCTCCTGTAGGCACGGAGACGAGGTGTGGCCCAACCTATACCTGGGGGATAT GTATATGTCTCATAACAAGTATGAGCTGTGGAAGTTGGGCATCACTCATGTCCTGAATGCAGCCCATGGTAAGATGTGTTGTAAAGGCAGTGATGATTACTACGGTACCACAGTCAGCTATTACGGTGTTCCTGCCAATGACCTACCCACCTTTGACCTCTCACCTTTCTTTCACCCTGCTGCTCAGTTCATCCACCAGGCATTAAAGTCAGGAG GCAAGGTGTTAGTGCACTGTGCTGTAGGAGTGAGTCGGTCGGCTGCGTTGGTCCTAGCCTTCCTCATgatccatcatcatcatcctctgcTGGCAGCCATCCGGCTGGTGCAGCAAAAACGATGGGTGTTCCCCAACAGAGGCTTCCTAATGCAGCTTATTAACCTGGACTACACTcttcacagagagagaagggactga
- the polr1c gene encoding DNA-directed RNA polymerases I and III subunit RPAC1 isoform X2, with amino-acid sequence MDETSLEFDMVGIDAALANAFRRILLAEVPTMAVEKVLIYNNTSIIQDEILAHRLGLIPIKADPRLFEYRSAGDEEGTEIDTIQLQLKIKCTRNPRATKDSADPRELYLNHMVYSKDMKWAPIGNQADVFADANIGPVHGDILLAQLRPGQELDIVMHCVKGIGQDHAKFSPVATASYRLLPEITLMETVEGEKAERLKRCFSPGVIEVENHGGKVVAKVVNSRLDTCSREVLRHDDLKNAVKLARVRDHFIFSVESTGILAPDVLVTEAIKVLMTKCQRFLCELDSTEME; translated from the exons ATGGATGAGACTTCTCTGGAGTTCGACATGGTGGGCATAGATGCTGCTCTCGCCAATGCCTTTCGAAGGATATTGCTTGCAGAG GTCCCCACTATGGCTGTCGAGAAGGTGCTTATTTACAACAACACATCTATCATTCAGGATGAGATCCTTGCCCACAGGCTGGGCTTGATCCCTATCAAGGCTGACCCACGACTGTTCGAGTACAGAAGCGCAG GGGACGAGGAAGGCACAGAAATCGACACAATTCAACTTCAACTGAAGATCAAATGCACCAGGAACCCCAGAGCCACCAAAGACTCAGCTGACCCCCGTGAACTTTACCTGAATCACATGG TGTACTCTAAGGACATGAAGTGGGCCCCTATTGGGAACCAAGCTGATGTGTTTGCAGATGCCAACATCGGTCCAGTACATGGGGACATCCTTCTGGCGCAGCTCCGGCCTGGACAGGAGCTGGATATAGTCATGCACTGTGTGAAAGGCATTG GTCAAGACCACGCCAAGTTTTCACCTGTAGCTACAGCCAGTTACAGACTCCTTCCTGAGATCACACTAATGGAAACAGTGGAGGGGGAGAAAGCAGAGCGACTAAAACGCTGCTTCTCACCTGGAGTCATTGAAGTGGAGAACCATGGGG GAAAGGTTGTTGCCAAGGTGGTGAACAGCCGCTTAGATACCTGCAGTAGGGAGGTTCTCCGACATGATGACCTCAAGAATGCTGTGAAACTTGCAAGAGTGCGGGACCATTTTATCT TTTCTGTAGAATCCACTGGCATCCTGGCACCTGATGTCCTGGTCACAGAGGCCATCAAAGTTCTCATGACCAAGTGTCAGCGATTCCTCTGTGAACTCGATTCCACAGAGATGGAATAA
- the polr1c gene encoding DNA-directed RNA polymerases I and III subunit RPAC1 isoform X1: protein MAATMSNVDEIRNRVILGEFDIKNVHTTDYPGNYPGYDDTWNLQKFQKNFRIDVVQMDETSLEFDMVGIDAALANAFRRILLAEVPTMAVEKVLIYNNTSIIQDEILAHRLGLIPIKADPRLFEYRSAGDEEGTEIDTIQLQLKIKCTRNPRATKDSADPRELYLNHMVYSKDMKWAPIGNQADVFADANIGPVHGDILLAQLRPGQELDIVMHCVKGIGQDHAKFSPVATASYRLLPEITLMETVEGEKAERLKRCFSPGVIEVENHGGKVVAKVVNSRLDTCSREVLRHDDLKNAVKLARVRDHFIFSVESTGILAPDVLVTEAIKVLMTKCQRFLCELDSTEME, encoded by the exons ATGGCAGCGACCATGAGCAACGTGGATGAAATTCGGAATAGAGTGATATTAGGTGAATTTGATATAAAAAAT GTTCATACAACAGATTACCCTGGCAATTATCCTGGCTACGATGACACATGGAACTTGCAGAAATTTCAAAAG AATTTCAGAATCGACGTGGTGCAAATGGATGAGACTTCTCTGGAGTTCGACATGGTGGGCATAGATGCTGCTCTCGCCAATGCCTTTCGAAGGATATTGCTTGCAGAG GTCCCCACTATGGCTGTCGAGAAGGTGCTTATTTACAACAACACATCTATCATTCAGGATGAGATCCTTGCCCACAGGCTGGGCTTGATCCCTATCAAGGCTGACCCACGACTGTTCGAGTACAGAAGCGCAG GGGACGAGGAAGGCACAGAAATCGACACAATTCAACTTCAACTGAAGATCAAATGCACCAGGAACCCCAGAGCCACCAAAGACTCAGCTGACCCCCGTGAACTTTACCTGAATCACATGG TGTACTCTAAGGACATGAAGTGGGCCCCTATTGGGAACCAAGCTGATGTGTTTGCAGATGCCAACATCGGTCCAGTACATGGGGACATCCTTCTGGCGCAGCTCCGGCCTGGACAGGAGCTGGATATAGTCATGCACTGTGTGAAAGGCATTG GTCAAGACCACGCCAAGTTTTCACCTGTAGCTACAGCCAGTTACAGACTCCTTCCTGAGATCACACTAATGGAAACAGTGGAGGGGGAGAAAGCAGAGCGACTAAAACGCTGCTTCTCACCTGGAGTCATTGAAGTGGAGAACCATGGGG GAAAGGTTGTTGCCAAGGTGGTGAACAGCCGCTTAGATACCTGCAGTAGGGAGGTTCTCCGACATGATGACCTCAAGAATGCTGTGAAACTTGCAAGAGTGCGGGACCATTTTATCT TTTCTGTAGAATCCACTGGCATCCTGGCACCTGATGTCCTGGTCACAGAGGCCATCAAAGTTCTCATGACCAAGTGTCAGCGATTCCTCTGTGAACTCGATTCCACAGAGATGGAATAA